A region from the Pseudomonas promysalinigenes genome encodes:
- a CDS encoding YheV family putative zinc ribbon protein, whose translation MSEVVVNKTKKRFIAGAVCPACSEPDKLMMWNEDDVPHRECVACGFTDTLNEQGLSIPKELGTRVNHLAPKAAPAKVQTVQFFPNPKLKKPTE comes from the coding sequence GAAGCGCTTCATCGCCGGGGCGGTGTGCCCGGCGTGCAGCGAGCCCGACAAGCTGATGATGTGGAACGAAGACGACGTACCGCACCGTGAGTGCGTGGCCTGTGGCTTCACCGATACCCTTAATGAGCAGGGCCTTTCAATTCCCAAGGAGCTGGGCACGCGGGTCAATCACCTGGCACCAAAAGCTGCACCGGCCAAGGTCCAGACCGTGCAGTTCTTCCCTAATCCCAAGCTGAAGAAGCCTACCGAATAG
- a CDS encoding PA0069 family radical SAM protein, whose amino-acid sequence MSTPAAQKGRGTSHNPDNRFAPSRSVAEDDGWYQEVPLTQGTQVRVELAKSVISRNTSPDLPFDRSINPYRGCEHGCIYCYARPSHAYWDLSPGLDFETKLIAKTNAAEVLAQQLSKPGYVCAPINLGSNTDPYQPIEREQQLTRRLLEVLLRFRHPVTIVTKGSLVLRDLDLLAELASQRLARVMISLTTLDDDLKRVLEPRAASPKARLRAIRVLRGAGVPVGVLCSPMIPMVNDSELERLLEAAKEAGAQSAAYMMLRLPLEVAPLFEQWLQDHYPQRANHVLSLIRQSRGGELYDSRFGARMRGEGVFAELLAQRFAKAMKRLDFAGRETQTLDCSAFCPPGGQMALF is encoded by the coding sequence ATGAGTACTCCAGCAGCGCAAAAGGGTCGTGGCACCTCGCACAACCCCGACAATCGCTTTGCCCCAAGCCGTAGCGTGGCCGAGGATGATGGCTGGTACCAGGAAGTGCCGCTGACCCAGGGTACGCAAGTCCGGGTCGAGCTCGCCAAATCGGTCATCAGCCGCAACACCTCCCCCGACTTGCCCTTCGACCGCTCCATCAACCCTTACCGCGGTTGCGAACACGGTTGTATCTATTGTTACGCCCGCCCCTCCCATGCCTATTGGGACCTGTCGCCCGGCCTGGATTTCGAGACCAAGCTGATCGCCAAGACCAATGCAGCTGAGGTGCTTGCGCAGCAATTGAGCAAGCCAGGGTATGTCTGCGCGCCCATCAACCTGGGCTCCAACACCGACCCCTACCAGCCGATCGAACGCGAGCAGCAGTTGACCCGGCGGCTGCTCGAAGTGCTGCTGCGTTTTCGTCATCCGGTGACCATCGTGACCAAAGGTTCGCTGGTGCTCCGCGACCTTGACCTGTTGGCTGAGTTGGCCAGCCAGCGCCTGGCCAGGGTGATGATCAGCCTGACCACACTGGATGACGACCTGAAACGTGTGCTGGAGCCGCGCGCGGCCTCACCAAAGGCCCGACTGCGAGCCATCCGCGTGCTGCGCGGTGCCGGGGTGCCGGTGGGGGTGCTGTGTTCACCGATGATACCGATGGTCAACGACAGTGAACTGGAGCGCCTTCTTGAGGCGGCTAAGGAGGCCGGCGCACAAAGCGCGGCGTACATGATGCTGCGCTTGCCACTGGAGGTGGCACCCTTGTTCGAGCAGTGGCTGCAGGACCATTACCCGCAACGGGCCAACCATGTACTGAGCCTGATCCGTCAGAGCCGTGGCGGTGAACTGTACGACAGCAGGTTCGGTGCGCGGATGCGCGGTGAGGGCGTGTTTGCCGAGTTGCTCGCTCAGCGCTTTGCCAAAGCCATGAAGCGCTTGGACTTTGCGGGGCGGGAAACGCAAACGCTGGATTGTTCGGCATTCTGTCCACCTGGTGGGCAGATGGCTCTGTTCTGA
- a CDS encoding carbonic anhydrase, with the protein MPVKDPSKVVPQAPAESADAALKHIVDGFLRFHHDVFPEQQELFKKLATAQTPRAMFITCADSRIVPELITQSSPGDLFVTRNVGNVVPPYGQMNGGVSSAIEYAVSALKVHHIIICGHSDCGAMRAVLNPQSLAKMPTVSAWLRHAEVARTVVENNCSCGSEHETMQVLTKENVIAQLHHLRTHPSVASRLAAGELYIHGWVYDIETSKIEAYDAASDSFMPLTAGESIPCATPRGRY; encoded by the coding sequence ATGCCCGTCAAGGACCCATCCAAGGTCGTTCCGCAAGCCCCCGCGGAGAGCGCCGATGCCGCTCTGAAGCACATCGTCGACGGCTTCCTGCGTTTTCACCATGACGTGTTCCCCGAACAGCAAGAGCTGTTCAAGAAGCTTGCCACCGCGCAAACCCCACGCGCCATGTTCATCACTTGTGCCGACTCGCGCATCGTCCCCGAATTGATCACTCAAAGCTCGCCGGGCGATTTGTTCGTGACGCGTAACGTCGGTAACGTGGTACCGCCCTACGGGCAGATGAACGGCGGCGTTTCCAGCGCCATCGAGTACGCTGTGTCTGCGCTCAAAGTTCACCACATCATCATTTGCGGGCACTCGGACTGTGGTGCCATGCGCGCAGTGCTCAACCCGCAGTCGTTGGCCAAGATGCCAACCGTCTCCGCCTGGTTGCGCCACGCCGAAGTGGCCCGCACCGTGGTGGAAAACAACTGCTCGTGCGGCAGTGAGCACGAAACCATGCAGGTGCTGACCAAGGAAAACGTGATCGCCCAGTTGCATCACCTGCGCACCCACCCGTCGGTTGCCTCGCGCTTGGCAGCCGGTGAGCTGTACATCCACGGCTGGGTGTACGACATCGAGACCAGCAAGATCGAAGCCTACGACGCTGCCAGCGACAGCTTCATGCCGTTGACTGCCGGTGAATCGATCCCCTGCGCCACGCCGAGAGGCCGCTACTAA
- a CDS encoding SulP family inorganic anion transporter produces the protein MNITQLKAALPRELLASVVVFLVALPLCMGIAIASGMPPAKGLITGIIGGIVVGFLAGSPLQVSGPAAGLAVLVFELVRQHGMAMLGPILLLAGVLQLLAGRLRLGCWFRVTAPAVVYGMLAGIGVLIVLSQVHVMFDTAPQPSGLQNLLEFPATLSAALPLEAAGSGWMAGALGLSTILIMWAWERMRPQKLRFVPGALLGVATMTAIAMWLALPVNRVQVPADLSEAIDWIRPDDLMKLADPTLLVAAFALAFIASAETLLSAAAVDRMHSGQRSDFDRELSAQGVGNMLCGLLGALPMTGVIVRSSANVQAGAQSRASAILHGVWLLAFVVVLSSVLQQIPVASLAGVLVYTGIKLVDFKALRGLRRYGRMPMFTYVATAMAIIFTDLLTGVLLGFALTLLKLAFKAARLKISLVQLKTQGHMELRLSGAATFLKVPALTQVLDSVPAGSTLHVPLSNLNYIDHSCLELLEDWSKTSGSTLRIEQRGLKRRVEGRLRSVAGT, from the coding sequence GTGAACATTACACAGTTGAAAGCGGCCCTGCCGCGTGAGTTGTTGGCGTCGGTGGTGGTCTTTCTGGTCGCCCTGCCGTTGTGCATGGGTATTGCGATCGCCTCTGGCATGCCGCCGGCCAAGGGCCTGATCACCGGCATCATCGGCGGTATCGTAGTGGGCTTTCTGGCAGGTTCGCCGCTTCAGGTCAGTGGCCCGGCAGCAGGCCTGGCGGTGCTGGTGTTCGAGTTGGTGCGCCAGCACGGTATGGCCATGCTCGGGCCGATACTATTGCTCGCCGGTGTATTGCAGTTGCTGGCGGGGCGTTTGCGTTTGGGGTGCTGGTTCCGGGTCACCGCTCCGGCAGTGGTTTACGGCATGCTGGCCGGCATCGGCGTACTGATCGTGCTCTCACAAGTGCATGTGATGTTCGACACAGCGCCTCAGCCTTCAGGTCTGCAAAACCTATTGGAATTTCCCGCCACGCTGAGCGCTGCATTGCCGCTTGAAGCTGCAGGTTCCGGGTGGATGGCCGGTGCCCTGGGGCTGAGTACCATCTTGATCATGTGGGCGTGGGAGCGGATGCGGCCTCAGAAGTTACGCTTCGTGCCTGGTGCTTTGCTGGGCGTGGCGACGATGACCGCCATCGCGATGTGGCTGGCGCTGCCGGTCAATCGTGTGCAAGTGCCGGCAGACCTGTCCGAAGCCATCGACTGGATCCGCCCTGATGACCTGATGAAACTGGCTGACCCGACCCTGCTGGTCGCAGCCTTCGCCCTGGCCTTCATCGCCAGTGCCGAAACGCTGCTGTCGGCAGCAGCCGTCGATCGCATGCACAGTGGTCAGCGTTCGGACTTCGATCGCGAGCTCTCGGCGCAGGGGGTTGGCAATATGCTCTGCGGGCTGCTGGGTGCCTTGCCGATGACCGGCGTGATCGTGCGCAGTTCTGCCAATGTGCAGGCCGGTGCGCAAAGCCGCGCTTCGGCCATCCTGCATGGCGTGTGGCTGTTGGCATTCGTGGTGGTTCTGAGCAGTGTGCTGCAGCAAATCCCCGTGGCCAGTCTGGCTGGCGTATTGGTGTACACGGGTATCAAGCTGGTCGATTTCAAAGCTCTGCGAGGCCTGCGTCGCTACGGCCGAATGCCGATGTTCACCTATGTGGCCACAGCCATGGCAATCATCTTTACCGACCTGTTGACCGGGGTGCTGTTGGGCTTCGCGCTTACCCTGTTGAAGCTGGCATTCAAGGCGGCGCGCCTGAAGATCAGCCTCGTTCAGCTTAAGACACAGGGCCATATGGAGCTGCGCCTGAGCGGGGCGGCGACGTTCCTCAAGGTTCCTGCGCTGACCCAGGTGCTCGATAGCGTACCGGCCGGGAGCACCTTGCATGTACCGCTGAGCAACCTCAACTACATCGACCACTCTTGCCTGGAGCTGCTGGAGGACTGGAGCAAGACCAGCGGCAGCACCCTGCGCATCGAGCAGCGAGGGCTCAAGCGCAGAGTGGAAGGCCGCTTGCGCAGTGTTGCCGGTACCTAA
- the coxB gene encoding cytochrome c oxidase subunit II — protein sequence MMRHPPVWMGLLLWSVLGQASAAWTVNMHPGATDVSNAVFDLHMTIFWICVIIGIVVFGAMFWSMVVHRRSTGQQPAHFHEHTWVEILWTVVPFLILVAMAIPATKTLIDIYDASESDIDIQVTGYQWKWHYKYLGQDVEFFSNLATPAEQIHNQAPKDEHYLLEVDQPLVLPVGAKVRFLVTAADVIHSWWVPAFAVKRDAIPGFVNEAWTRIEKPGIYRGQCTELCGKDHGFMPVVVEVKSQADYDTWLGERKAEAAKLKELTSKEWTLDELVERGDKVYHTTCVACHQAEGQGLPPMFPALKGSKVATGPKEEHLSVVFHGRPGTAMAAFGKQLSEVDIAAVVTYERNAWGNNKGDMVTPKDVLALKQAEAK from the coding sequence ATGATGCGACATCCACCTGTCTGGATGGGCCTGCTGTTGTGGTCGGTTCTAGGTCAGGCCAGTGCTGCCTGGACCGTGAACATGCACCCAGGGGCGACGGACGTTTCCAACGCCGTGTTCGACCTGCACATGACCATCTTCTGGATCTGCGTGATCATTGGCATCGTGGTGTTCGGTGCGATGTTCTGGTCCATGGTCGTGCATCGTCGTTCCACGGGTCAGCAGCCGGCGCATTTTCACGAGCACACTTGGGTAGAAATTCTCTGGACCGTGGTCCCTTTCCTGATTCTGGTCGCGATGGCTATTCCAGCGACCAAGACCCTGATCGACATCTACGACGCCAGTGAATCGGACATCGACATCCAGGTCACCGGCTACCAGTGGAAGTGGCATTACAAGTACCTGGGCCAGGATGTGGAGTTTTTCAGCAACCTGGCCACCCCCGCCGAACAGATTCATAACCAGGCCCCCAAGGACGAGCACTATCTGCTGGAAGTGGACCAGCCACTGGTGCTGCCGGTCGGCGCCAAGGTGCGCTTTCTTGTGACGGCAGCTGACGTTATTCATTCCTGGTGGGTGCCGGCCTTTGCGGTCAAACGCGATGCCATCCCAGGGTTCGTCAACGAAGCTTGGACCCGTATCGAAAAGCCCGGTATCTACCGCGGCCAGTGCACCGAACTGTGTGGCAAGGACCACGGCTTCATGCCTGTGGTGGTCGAGGTCAAGTCCCAGGCCGATTACGACACCTGGCTCGGCGAGCGCAAGGCCGAGGCCGCCAAGCTCAAGGAGCTGACCAGCAAGGAGTGGACGCTGGACGAGCTGGTCGAGCGCGGCGACAAGGTCTACCACACCACCTGCGTGGCTTGCCACCAGGCCGAAGGTCAGGGCCTGCCCCCGATGTTCCCGGCGCTCAAAGGCTCGAAAGTCGCGACCGGGCCCAAGGAAGAACACCTGAGCGTGGTATTCCACGGCCGTCCAGGCACGGCGATGGCCGCGTTCGGCAAGCAGTTGTCGGAAGTCGACATCGCCGCTGTGGTGACTTACGAACGCAACGCCTGGGGTAACAACAAGGGCGACATGGTCACGCCGAAGGACGTGCTCGCGCTCAAGCAGGCAGAAGCCAAGTGA
- the ctaD gene encoding cytochrome c oxidase subunit I, protein MSAVIDDHGHGHEHAHGPAKGLMRWVLTTNHKDIGTMYLWFAFMMFLLGGSFAMVIRAELFQPGLQIVEPAFFNQMTTMHGLIMVFGAVMPAFVGLANWMIPLMIGAPDMALPRMNNFSFWLLPAAFLLLVSTLFTPGGGPNFGWTFYAPLSTTYAPASVTFFIFAIHLMGISSIMGAINVIATILNLRAPGMTLMKMPLFVWTWLITAFLLIAVMPVLAGVVTMMLMDIHFGTSFFSAAGGGDPVLFQHVFWFFGHPEVYIMILPAFGAVSSIIPAFSRKPLFGYTSMVYATGAIAFLSFIVWAHHMFVVGIPVVGELFFMYATMLIAVPTGVKVFNWVSTMWEGSLTFETPMLFAIAFVILFTIGGFSGLMLAIAPADFQYHDTYFVVAHFHYVLVPGAIFGIFASAYYWLPKWTGHMYDETLGKLHFWLSFVGMNMAFFPMHFVGLAGMPRRIPDYNLQFADFNMVSSIGAFLFGTTQIFFLFIVIKCIRGGAPAPAKPWDGAEGLEWSIPSPAPYHTFQTPPHVK, encoded by the coding sequence ATGAGTGCAGTGATCGACGACCACGGCCACGGCCATGAACACGCCCACGGCCCCGCCAAAGGGCTGATGCGCTGGGTGCTGACCACCAATCACAAGGACATCGGCACGATGTACCTGTGGTTCGCTTTCATGATGTTCCTGCTCGGCGGCTCGTTCGCCATGGTCATCCGTGCCGAGCTGTTCCAGCCTGGGCTGCAGATCGTGGAGCCGGCGTTCTTCAACCAGATGACCACCATGCACGGCCTGATCATGGTGTTCGGCGCGGTGATGCCGGCCTTCGTCGGCCTGGCCAACTGGATGATTCCGCTGATGATCGGCGCACCCGACATGGCCCTGCCGAGGATGAACAATTTCAGCTTCTGGTTACTGCCGGCGGCCTTTCTGTTGCTGGTGTCCACCCTGTTCACCCCAGGCGGCGGGCCCAATTTCGGCTGGACCTTTTATGCCCCGTTATCGACCACCTATGCGCCAGCCAGCGTCACCTTCTTCATCTTCGCCATCCACCTGATGGGCATCAGTTCGATCATGGGCGCGATCAACGTGATCGCCACCATCCTCAATTTGCGCGCGCCTGGCATGACCCTAATGAAGATGCCGCTGTTCGTCTGGACCTGGCTGATCACCGCATTCCTGCTGATTGCCGTGATGCCGGTGCTGGCGGGCGTGGTGACCATGATGCTGATGGACATCCACTTCGGCACCAGCTTCTTCAGCGCCGCCGGTGGCGGTGATCCGGTGCTGTTCCAACACGTGTTCTGGTTCTTCGGTCACCCCGAGGTCTACATCATGATCCTGCCGGCGTTCGGCGCGGTCAGTTCGATCATCCCGGCGTTTTCGCGCAAACCGCTGTTCGGCTACACCTCCATGGTGTATGCCACGGGCGCCATTGCCTTCCTGTCGTTCATCGTTTGGGCCCACCACATGTTCGTGGTCGGCATCCCGGTGGTCGGCGAGTTGTTCTTCATGTACGCCACCATGCTCATCGCCGTGCCAACCGGGGTGAAGGTATTCAACTGGGTCAGCACCATGTGGGAAGGCTCGCTGACCTTCGAAACGCCGATGCTGTTCGCCATCGCCTTTGTCATCCTGTTCACCATCGGTGGTTTCTCCGGCTTGATGCTGGCCATCGCCCCGGCGGACTTCCAGTACCACGACACCTATTTCGTGGTGGCGCACTTCCATTATGTGCTGGTGCCCGGTGCAATCTTCGGCATCTTTGCCTCGGCCTACTACTGGCTGCCGAAATGGACCGGCCATATGTACGATGAAACCCTTGGCAAGCTGCACTTCTGGTTGTCGTTCGTCGGTATGAACATGGCCTTTTTCCCCATGCACTTCGTGGGGCTGGCCGGTATGCCGCGGCGTATTCCCGATTACAACCTGCAATTCGCCGACTTCAACATGGTTTCGTCGATCGGTGCCTTCCTGTTTGGCACCACCCAAATCTTCTTCCTGTTCATCGTCATCAAGTGCATCCGCGGTGGAGCACCTGCCCCGGCCAAGCCTTGGGATGGCGCCGAGGGGCTTGAATGGTCGATCCCCTCGCCTGCGCCTTATCACACCTTCCAGACACCACCGCACGTGAAATAG
- a CDS encoding cytochrome c oxidase assembly protein, with translation MNSPSLKRLVTRLLMLTVVMFAFGFALVPIYDVMCKSFGINGKTGGQYEGSQVSDPTRSVRVQFMSTNASDMVWDFYSTADQLEVNPGAVNQMIFIAHNPTDRPMSAQAIPSITPAEAAAYFHKTECFCFTQQVLQPGERIEMPVRFIVDRDLPASVKHLTLAYTLFDITARHPPVAHAAVQDVQGAR, from the coding sequence ATGAACAGCCCGTCGCTCAAACGCTTGGTCACGCGCCTGCTGATGCTGACGGTTGTGATGTTCGCCTTTGGTTTTGCCTTGGTGCCGATCTACGACGTGATGTGCAAGTCGTTCGGCATCAATGGCAAGACCGGCGGGCAGTACGAGGGCAGCCAGGTCAGCGACCCGACGCGTTCGGTGAGGGTGCAGTTCATGTCCACCAACGCCAGCGACATGGTCTGGGACTTCTACTCCACCGCCGACCAACTCGAGGTCAACCCTGGCGCGGTGAACCAGATGATCTTCATTGCGCACAACCCGACCGACCGGCCCATGAGTGCGCAAGCGATACCCAGTATCACCCCAGCCGAGGCCGCGGCGTATTTCCACAAGACCGAGTGCTTCTGCTTCACCCAGCAGGTGCTGCAGCCGGGCGAGCGCATCGAGATGCCCGTGCGCTTCATCGTCGACCGCGACCTGCCGGCCAGCGTGAAGCACCTGACACTGGCCTACACCTTGTTCGACATCACTGCGCGTCACCCGCCGGTCGCCCATGCCGCGGTACAGGACGTTCAGGGCGCCCGCTGA
- a CDS encoding cytochrome c oxidase subunit 3 has translation MASHEHYYVPAQSKWPIIATIGLFITVFGLGTWFNDLKAGHPSSHGPLIFFIGGLFLAYMLFGWFGAVVRESRAGLYSPQLDRSFRWGMSWFIFSEVMFFMAFFGVLFYVRVLAGPWLGGEGHKGISHMLWPSFEFAWPLLNTPDPKLFPPPKEVINPWHLPLINTILLVSSSVTITLAHHALRRCHRGALKLWMALTIVLGLCFIALQAYEYHEAYTQLGLTLGSGIYGATFFMLTGFHGAHVTLGTIILIVMFVRILRGHFNPDKHFGFEAASWYWHFVDVVWVGLFIFVYVL, from the coding sequence ATGGCAAGTCATGAGCATTACTACGTTCCGGCACAGAGCAAATGGCCGATCATCGCCACCATCGGTCTATTCATTACGGTGTTTGGCCTGGGCACCTGGTTCAACGACCTGAAGGCTGGCCACCCTTCTTCACACGGGCCGCTGATCTTCTTTATAGGTGGGCTGTTCTTGGCCTATATGCTGTTTGGCTGGTTCGGCGCCGTGGTGCGCGAAAGCCGCGCCGGGTTGTATAGCCCGCAACTGGATCGCTCGTTCCGTTGGGGCATGAGCTGGTTCATTTTCTCGGAAGTGATGTTCTTCATGGCCTTTTTCGGCGTGCTGTTCTATGTGCGCGTGCTGGCCGGGCCATGGCTGGGCGGCGAAGGGCACAAGGGCATTAGCCACATGCTCTGGCCAAGTTTCGAATTTGCCTGGCCCTTGCTGAACACACCGGACCCAAAGTTGTTTCCACCGCCTAAGGAAGTGATCAACCCGTGGCACTTGCCACTGATCAACACCATCTTGCTGGTCAGCTCCAGCGTGACCATCACCCTCGCCCACCATGCGCTGCGCCGATGCCACCGCGGTGCGCTGAAACTCTGGATGGCACTGACCATTGTGCTGGGGCTGTGCTTCATCGCGCTGCAGGCTTACGAGTATCACGAGGCCTACACCCAGCTGGGGCTGACGCTGGGTTCAGGGATTTATGGCGCGACCTTCTTCATGCTCACAGGCTTTCACGGTGCCCATGTGACCCTGGGCACGATCATCCTGATCGTGATGTTCGTGCGCATCCTGCGTGGCCACTTCAACCCTGACAAACATTTTGGTTTCGAGGCGGCGAGCTGGTACTGGCACTTCGTTGATGTGGTGTGGGTCGGGCTTTTCATCTTCGTCTACGTGCTTTGA
- a CDS encoding twin transmembrane helix small protein, with translation MLKAAIVLLLLATIASLFSGLVFLVKDDDHSTRLLKALTVRVTLAALTIGLVAWGLISGQLVSHAPF, from the coding sequence ATGCTCAAGGCCGCGATAGTCCTGCTGCTGCTGGCCACGATCGCCAGCCTGTTCAGTGGCCTGGTGTTTCTGGTCAAGGACGATGACCACTCGACCCGCCTGCTCAAAGCCCTGACCGTGCGAGTGACCCTGGCGGCCCTGACCATCGGCCTGGTCGCTTGGGGCTTGATCAGTGGCCAGTTGGTGTCACATGCACCGTTCTGA
- a CDS encoding SURF1 family protein — MRPFRPGWIPTLVVLALLPGLVGLGCWQLSRAEQKRELLATYTAHEVDAPLPSTELQQTQDAAFRRVHLYGRFDPEHSLLLDNRMRDGQAGVELLQPFHDQASGLWVLVNRGWLAWPDRRVPVFFQTPEQALALSASVYVAPGSTFQLHPDPVGGQWPHLLTAVDPIQLWQQLEREGYAHELRLEPGPAAYRLQWPVVAMGPEKHLGYAVQWFALAAALVLLYLYYGWHNNKEKQHGHRHSTGPA, encoded by the coding sequence GTGAGGCCGTTTCGCCCAGGCTGGATCCCGACCCTGGTGGTGCTCGCGCTGCTGCCGGGGTTGGTCGGGCTTGGTTGCTGGCAGCTAAGCCGCGCCGAGCAAAAGCGTGAATTGCTGGCGACCTACACCGCGCACGAGGTCGATGCCCCGCTGCCTAGTACTGAGCTACAGCAGACCCAGGACGCGGCGTTTCGACGGGTGCATCTTTATGGCCGCTTCGATCCCGAGCACAGCCTGCTACTGGACAACCGCATGCGTGACGGCCAGGCCGGCGTCGAGTTATTGCAGCCCTTCCATGACCAGGCCAGCGGGCTGTGGGTGCTGGTCAATCGCGGCTGGCTGGCCTGGCCCGATCGCCGAGTCCCGGTGTTTTTCCAGACACCCGAACAGGCCTTGGCACTGAGCGCGTCGGTCTATGTGGCGCCAGGTAGTACCTTCCAGCTGCACCCGGACCCGGTAGGCGGGCAATGGCCGCATCTGCTCACCGCAGTCGACCCCATACAGCTCTGGCAACAGCTCGAGCGCGAAGGTTATGCCCATGAGTTACGCCTGGAACCAGGCCCCGCGGCTTATCGGCTGCAGTGGCCGGTGGTTGCCATGGGCCCTGAAAAACACCTCGGTTACGCCGTTCAGTGGTTTGCTCTGGCCGCCGCGCTGGTGCTGCTCTACCTCTATTACGGCTGGCACAACAACAAGGAGAAACAGCATGGCCACCGCCACTCCACTGGGCCTGCCTGA
- a CDS encoding COX15/CtaA family protein, translating into MARPGFRLAVFATLLALLVVLLGAYTRLTHAGLGCPDWPGCYGFISVPKSQAQLAHAEQHFPDHPVEEAKGWAEMVHRYFAGTLAVVIAILAVQAVRRHAHDGQPYRLPVLLLGVVLAQAAFGMWTVTLKLWPQVVTAHLLGGFTTLSLLFLLSLRLSRAFAPLPKLPLSLRRIAALGLLVVIGQIALGGWVSANYAAVACIDLPTCHGQWWPAADFSNGFHLTQHVGPNYLGGQLDSDARTAIHMSHRLGALLVTCVLLLLSWKLQRCGLPGLARLVLLALAVQIGLGLSNVLFHLPLAVAVAHNAGGALLLLSMVLVNYRIRVVDKVRAGVGHGWRLRPVAGVGITHHMRNDSWRRF; encoded by the coding sequence ATGGCCAGACCTGGATTCCGCCTCGCTGTTTTCGCCACCTTGCTGGCACTGCTGGTCGTTCTGCTCGGGGCCTACACGCGGTTGACCCACGCCGGGCTTGGCTGCCCCGACTGGCCCGGCTGTTATGGCTTTATCAGCGTACCCAAAAGCCAAGCGCAGCTTGCCCATGCCGAACAGCACTTCCCTGATCATCCGGTGGAAGAGGCCAAAGGCTGGGCTGAGATGGTGCACCGCTATTTCGCCGGTACTCTGGCGGTGGTGATCGCTATCCTGGCGGTGCAGGCCGTGCGCCGGCATGCTCATGATGGCCAGCCTTACCGCCTACCCGTGTTGCTGTTAGGGGTGGTGCTGGCGCAGGCTGCGTTTGGCATGTGGACCGTTACCCTGAAGTTATGGCCGCAGGTGGTCACGGCACACCTGCTTGGCGGCTTTACCACCCTTAGCCTGCTGTTCCTGCTGTCTCTGCGTCTATCCCGGGCCTTTGCGCCCTTGCCGAAGTTGCCGCTCAGCCTCAGGCGCATAGCGGCGCTGGGCTTGCTGGTGGTGATCGGCCAGATAGCCTTGGGGGGGTGGGTCAGCGCCAATTACGCAGCGGTTGCCTGCATTGACCTGCCCACCTGCCATGGGCAGTGGTGGCCTGCGGCAGACTTCAGCAATGGCTTTCACCTGACCCAGCACGTTGGCCCCAACTACCTGGGTGGGCAGCTGGACAGCGACGCGCGCACCGCCATCCACATGAGCCACCGCCTGGGCGCCTTGCTGGTGACCTGTGTGCTGCTACTGCTGAGCTGGAAGCTGCAGCGTTGTGGCCTGCCGGGTTTGGCGCGGTTGGTCCTGCTGGCGCTGGCCGTGCAGATCGGCTTGGGGCTGAGCAACGTGCTGTTCCACTTGCCGCTGGCTGTGGCTGTGGCGCATAACGCCGGGGGTGCGCTGCTGCTATTGAGCATGGTGCTGGTGAACTACCGCATTCGTGTGGTCGACAAGGTGCGGGCTGGGGTTGGCCATGGCTGGCGGTTACGACCGGTGGCCGGGGTCGGTATCACCCATCACATGAGGAACGATTCGTGGCGACGCTTCTGA